The following coding sequences lie in one Primulina huaijiensis isolate GDHJ02 chromosome 2, ASM1229523v2, whole genome shotgun sequence genomic window:
- the LOC140957038 gene encoding uncharacterized protein — MAAANAKAKYNRFVNELHHAIYTFGIFVLPTSYAEAVERAKATEDGLRRGGLLYAPPPQVSAHQPTLRPKVDPKEEVPLFLFIVAIVEEGHFSRVCPNRGMTSFQPQSGFRGGPSTMRPAVPSPYFQHLTAPRYRGLGSRTVQGPPQVRVYAMTEDQTKEVPGGVIAGSITTWEDMAKAFLLKYFPPSKTMKLRADITTFSEFEQESLYEARYKDLLRRCPHHELPLGLVVQTFYYGLISSNRTMIDAVACGNLLRKTAEEGYELLEEMAASSYHPQSERNTQRRNVRVHQVTGFSAVIAQLEALNRKIDSMNANGTAMRLQEIFCEKCGGEHYVKDCQDSGPFNVNEEAPGGQNSQNRPQGGQQYGKQPMYRSDPPREEKSNLEQMMSKFISATETILQNQDASIKGLENQIGQLAKMIASREPGTLPSNTETNPKEPVKAIELKSGKILESREKEKNQVPDEQTETSKGKSSNTTLAPTAQSKIVIPPPFPAVLKKAKLDAQFDILANKRKLEDHMTVNLTENCSALVQNKIPQKLKDLGSFSIPCMIGNFVFPKALCDLGANINLMPLSVFRKLGLGEPKPTRKSLQLADRSIKYPWGVIEDVLVKVDKFIFTADFVVLDMEEDMEMPLILGRPFLATGKALIDVQERKLRLIVGEEEITFDVFNALKHTLHSDSYRIDALVSNYVQDALRDPLEATFTTELR, encoded by the exons ATGGCAG CTGCAAATGCAAAGgcgaaatataacaggtttgtgaatgAGTTACATCATGCTATATATACTTTTGGCATTTTTGTTTTGCCTACTAGCTAtgcagaggcagttgaacgagccaAGGCAACCGAAGATGGATTAAGGCGAGGAGGTCTTTTGTATGCTCCTCCACCTCAAGTGTCAGCTCATCAGCCTACTTTGCGTCCAAAag TGGATCCCAAAGAGGAAGTCCCATTATTTCTCTTTATTGTAGCTATTGTGGAG GAAGGTCATTTCTCTCGTgtatgtccgaacaggggtaTGACTTCGTTCCAACCCCAGTCAGGATTTCGAGGTGGCCCTAGTACGATGAGACCTGCTGTTCCTAGTCCTTATTTCCAGCATTTGACTGCACCACGATATCGAGGACTTGGTAGCCGGACCGTCCAAGGCCCTCCCCAAGTTAGAGTATATGCCATGACTGAGGATCAGACAAAAGAAGTTCCTGGTGGTGTTATTGCAG GTTCAATTACAACTTGGGAAGACATGGCTAAGGCATTCCTCTTGAAATACTTTCCTCCATCAAAAACCATGAAGCTGCGAGCAGACATAACCACCTTCTCTGAATTTGAGCAGGAGTCACTCTATGAGGCGCGCTACAAAGACTTACTGCgaagatgcccacatcatgagTTGCCTCTTGGGTTAGTTGTCCAAACTTTTTACTATGGTTTAATTTCATCTAACCGAACCATGATAGATGCTGTGGCCTGCGGAAATCTGTTGAGGAAAACAGCCGAAGAAGGGTATGAGTTACTGGAGGAGATGGCTGCTAGCAGCTATCACCCTCAATCTGAGAGGAACACTCAGCGAAGGAATGTAAGAGTACACCAGGTAACTGGTTTTTCAGCTGTCATTGCACAATTAGAAGCACTTAACAGGAAAATAGACAGCATGAATGCAAACGGGACAGCGATGCGCCTGcaagagatattttgtgaaaaatgcggAGGAGAACACTATGTTAAGGACTGTCAAGACAGTGGTCCTTTCAACGTGAATGAGGAGGCACCG GGTGGTCAAAACAGTCAGAATCGACCACAAGGAGGACAACAGTATGGGAAACAGCCGATGTATAGATCTGATCCTCCTAGAGAAGAAAAGTCAAATTTAGAGCAAATGATGTCTAAGTTCATTTCAGCTACTGAGACTATACTACAAAACCAGGATGCATCAATAAAGGGCTTGGAGAATCAGATAGGTCAGTTGGCAAAGATGATAGCAAGTAGAGAGCCGGGCACCTTGCCAAGTAACACCGAGACCAATCCAAAAGAGCCAGTGAAGGCCATTGAGTTGAAGAGTGGAAAAATTTTAGAGtcgagagaaaaagaaaaaaatcaagtgcCGGATGAACAGACCGAGACATCTAAAGGTAAGTCTTCTAACACTACACTAGCACCCACTGCACAATCTAAAATTGTTATACCTCCCCCTTTTCCTGCAGTATTGAAAAAAGCAAAACTTGATGCACAATTC gaCATATTAGCTAATAAGAGGAAGTTGGAGGATCACATGACGGTGAACTTAACTGAAAATTGCTCTGCTTTGGTGCAAAACAAAATCCCACAGAAACTAAAAGACCtagggagtttttctattccttgcatgattggtaATTTTGTTTTTCCCAAAGCTTTGTGTGATCTTGGTGCAAATATTAATCTTATGCCGTTATCTGTATTCAGGAAACTCGGATTAGGAGAACCTAAGCCAACCAGGAAGTCCTTGCAGCTGGCAGACAGATCTATCAAGTATCCATGGGGAGTTATTGAGGATGTGCTAGTGAAAgtggataaatttatttttactgcTGATTTCGTGGTGCTCGATATGGAAGAGGATATGGAGATGCCTTTGATTTTGGGGAGACCGTTCCTTGCAACTGGCAAGGCCCTAATTGATGTTCAAGAAAGGAAGTTGAGATTGATAGTGGGCGAAGAAGAGATtacttttgatgtttttaatgcACTCAAGCACACACTGCATTCTGATAGTTATAGAATTGATGCTCTTGTGTCTAACTATGTGCAGGATGCTCTTAGGGACCCTTTGGAAGCCACTTTTACTACTGAATTGAGATAA